In the genome of Sinorhizobium chiapasense, the window AGTCGAGCAGCTCGGCCGCACCCATAGCGCGGGCGACGATGATCGCGTCGTTGGGGAAATCGGCTGCCGAAAGCCGGGCGCCGTAGCCGGAAAGCTGGCGCAACAGCCGGTTGGCAAGGTCGTCGAAATCGTGCATGCGCTCGCGGAGATAGGGATCCGTGAGCCGGATCATTCGCGCCTTGGTTTCGCTCTGGACGCGTTCGACGGCCGCTTCCGCCGTCAGACCGTTGCGGATCGCTTCCTCAAGCTTCCTCACCCAGCCGCGGTCGTGAGCGAACATCCGATAGGTTTCCAGCACCGCCCGATGCTCGCCCTCCATCGACACGTCACGGCGCGACAGCATATCGTCGATCGAGATGCGGAGTGACCCGAGCGCCTCTGCGAGGCGCTGCAGTTCCTGTTCGGTGTCCTCGTTGAGCAGGTTCGTGACGACGATTCTCGGCTCGTGCAGCACGACGTAACCGAGGCCTATGCCTTCGCCAAAGCTGTTGCCTTCGATCGAGACCGGGCGCGAAAGATCGAGTTCGAGCCCCGGCTTGGTGATCTTCTTCAATTCGCCGGTCGCCACCATCTCGGCGAGAACCATCGCCGTCGTTTCCAGCGCCTCGACCTCGTCCTCGCGATAGTTGCGCATCGCCTTGTTCTGGACGACGAGAACGCCGAGCGCGCGTCCCGTGCGCAGAATCGGCACGCCGAGGAAGGAGTGGTAGATCTCTTCGCCCGTCTCCGGCAGGTAGGTGAAGGCCGGATGCGACTGCGCATCGGAAAGATTGAGCGGTCGCGCCGAGGCGGCGATCGTACCGACGAGACCTTGCCCCATCTTCAACTGCGCCAGGTGGACCGCGGTCTTGTTCAGACCTTCGGTGGCGTAAAGTTCGAGCACGCCATCCGAACGCAGCACGTAGACGGAGCACACTTCCGCGACCATGTTCTGTGCGATCTGGCGCACGATCCGGTCCAGGCGCTCCTGCGGCTCAAGCGGTTCCGCCATGAGCTCGCGCAACCGCTTGAGGAGAACGCGCGGACCTGCGGAAAGGTCTCTCATCGCGTAAGGTCTCCAGAATAAGAATTACCGACGACATACATCCGGACCCACGGCCCTTCGAGCCGCGAATCCCAAATCGAAATGTCTACTGTTTAACTCTTATCCAGACCGTAGGCGGAATGCAAAGTGCGAACCGCCAATTCAGCGTATGGACCGTCGATCAGGATGGATATCTTGATCTCCGACGTGGTGATCGCCTTGATGTTGATTCCCTTGTCGGCAAGCGCCCGGAAGGCGGATGCGGCGACGCCGGCATGGCTGCGCATGCCGATGCCGATCACCGAGACCTTGACGAGGCCGGATTCCGACTGCGCGACGTCGTAGCCGATCTTTTCCTTGTTGTCGGAAAGCACCTTCAACGCCTTGTCGACATCGCCGGAGGGAACGGTGAAGGTCATGTCCGTCTTCGAGCCGTCTTCCGAGATGTTCTGTACGATCATGTCGACGTTGATATGGGCTTCCGCCAGCGGACCGAAGATTGCGGCGGAAACGCCCGGCCGGTCTGCCAGACGGCGCAGCGAAATCTGGGCTTCATCCTTGGCATAGGCAATGCCGGTTACGACTTCCTGTTCCACGATCTCATCCTCATCACAAATCAGCGTTCCGGGCGGGTTCAGAAGGTCACCCATGCCCGGCGCATCGGGATCCTCGAAAGAAGAGCGCACGAAGGTGCGAACCTTGTGCACCATGGCGAGCTCGACCGAGCGCACCTGCAGCACTTTCGCGCCGAGCGAGGCCATTTCCAGCATTTCCTCGAAGGCGATTTTCTTCAGCCGGCGCGCCTTGGGCTCGATCCGCGGGTCGGTCGTGTAGACGCCATCGACATCCGTGTAGATGTCGCAGCGGTCGGCCCTGACGGCGGCGGCGATCGCGACCGCCGAAGTGTCGGACCCACCGCGCCCGAGCGTCGCCATCCGATTGTCCGGACCGAGGCCCTGGAAGCCGGCGATCACCGCCACCTGGCCCTCGCCCATGCGGCGAATGATGTCGGCGCCTTCGATGTCGAGGATGCGGGCAGCGCCGTGGGCGCTGTCGGTCTTGATCGGAATCTGCCAACCCTGCCAGGAGCGCGCGTTGATGTTCATCGATTGCAGCGCGATCGCGAGCAGCCCGGAGGTCACCTGCTCGCCGGAGGCGACGACGGCATCGTATTCACGCGCGTCGTAGAACGGGGCGTTCGAACCGGCGACCTTCGGCATGTTTTCCACCCAGCCGACCAGTTCGTTGGTCTTGCCGGACATGGCGGAAACGACGACGGCAACCTCGTGGCCGGCATCGACTTCACGTTTCACATGGCGGGCGACATTGTAGATGCGTTCCAAATTTGCGACGGACGTTCCGCCGAATTTCATCACGATGCGTGCCATTTCGCCTCTACCGGTACCGATGTTTGCGCGCGAGCGCGCGACAGGGAAAGCGTCCCCGCCGGCGCCTGACGATCAAAAAGCTTGGGACTTCTCGGACATCGGCCAGTCACCGCTTCGGGGAGCGGAAAGTCGCGGCGTCTCTTAGCGGATCAACGGACGACGTGCAATGGCAAGGCGACGGAATGGCGAGGTTCCAGGAGGTGTTGGAACCGGCCCCCCGACCCCTCGTCGCGCCCAGGTTGAAAATCTTTGTCGGCGGTGCTAACAAGGCGCCGCAACTCAATTGATGAAGGGAGGGCTGCGCGTGATCACTTATTTCCGGCACCACCGCCAGCGTGGCCCCGTCTCAGCCCTGCAAACGCGTTTGCAGGGCTGACCAGAGACTGAATCTCATTCTCATCGCTTCCTGGTCTGCCCAGTCGTCGTGCGGCGCCGAACGATATGGTTCGTGGCACCGCTCATCGTCACCAAACCGAGCCGTGTGGCCCCAAGTAACGCGCTGACGTTCGTATCCGGCCACCCACTTTCCTCTCCAGCATTGCCGGAAGCGGGAGCACAGCTCGGCCAGTCCAGAGAACGACAATGGCCTTGATCAATGTAAAGAACCTCGGCGTCACCTTGGGCGCGCCGCTCTTCTCGAACCTCAACCTTTCGGTCGCAGCCGGCGACCGCATCGGCATCGTCGCCGCCAACGGCCGGGGAAAGTCCACGCTTTTGAAATGCATCGCGGGCGGGCTTGATCCGACCGCAGGCGAAATCACGCGCTCGCGTGGCCTCACTGTCGGCCACGTCGAGCAGGCGGTACCGGCCGCAATCTTGGACAAGCCATTCTACGAAGCCGTCCGCCAGGCGTTGCCGGAAGAACAGGCGGAAACCGAAGGCTGGCGGGTCGACGTCATGCTGGATTCGCTCGAAGTCCCGCCGGAGCTTCGCGAACGGCCGATCGCACAGCTCAGCGGCGGCTGGCAGCGGCTTGCGCTTCTCGCCCGCGTCTCGGTCACCGATCCGGACGCGCTGCTGCTCGACGAACCGACGAACCATCTCGACCTCTCCAAGATCATGCAGCTGGAAAATTGGCTCAACAGCCTGCCCCGCGATGTTCCGGTGCTGATCTCCAGCCATGACCGCGCCTTTCTCGATGCAACGACGAACCGCACGCTGTTTCTGCGGCCTGACCAGTCTCAGGTGTTTTCGCTGCCCTATTCGCGCGCCCGCGGCGCCTTGGACGAGATCGATGCCTCGGACGAGCGGCGCTATCAGAAGGAGATGAAGACCGCCCAGCAGCTGCGCCGGCAAGCGGCCAAGCTCAACAATATCGGCATCAACTCCGGCAGCGATCTCCTGACCGTCAAGACGAAGCAGCTGCGGCAACGGGCGGAGCGTCTGGAAGACGCGGCGCGGCCGGGCTTTCAAGAACGATCATCCGGGGCGATCCGGCTTGCCAACCGCGGCACGCATGCCAAGACGCTGGTGACGCTCGACGATGTGTCCGTGGAAACGCCTGACGGACGCCTGCTCTTCAAGACGGGCAAGCTCTGGATCTGCCAGGGCGACCGCATCGTGCTGCTCGGGCGCAACGGCGCCGGAAAATCGCGCCTCATCAACCTGATCAGGACGGCGATATCCGAACCGGGCCACGCATCGGAAAGCATCAAGACAACGCCGTCTCTCGTGCTCGGCTACAGTGACCAGGATCTCGCTGGCCTGCCGGATGAGGACACTCCCCTTGCGGCCCTCGGTCGGCGTTTCGAGATCGGCGGTCAAAGGGCGCGCGCCCTGCTGGCGGGCGCCGGCCTCGGCATCGACCTCCAGATGCGCCCGATCGGTGTTCTTTCAGGTGGCCAGAAGTCAAGGCTGGCCATGCTTGTCCTGAGGCTCACAAATCCGAATTTCTACCTGCTCGACGAGCCGACCAACCATCTCGACATCGAAGGACAGGAAGCGCTGGAATCGGAACTAATGGCCAACCAGGCGACCTGCCTCCTCGTCTCGCACGATCGCAGCTTCGTGCGCTCCGTCGGTAATCGCTTCTGGCTGGTCGAAAACCGACGGCTCGTCGAGGTCGAAGGACCGGAGGACTTCTTTGCCTCCGCGGCAGCAACTCCGATGTAAAGCACAAAACCTCGGCGGCGATCCTATCCTGCTTAGTCTGTTTCTAGCTCTTCGTCGCCGATCGGGGCGCCTCGAGGGCGTGCGTGACGGTTGAGGGCGCCCCTTGACATCGCCCTTCGATCGTCCGACTTCACGATCAGAATGAAAAACTGTCGAGCGGGTCGAACCTTATCCGCCGACTGCGAGGAGGCTCTGATGAGCGAGACGGCACGTACCACGATCGACCAGAGCGAAGTGGACCGGTTTTCCGCGATGGCCGCGGAATGGTGGGATCCGACCGGCAAGTTCCGTCCGCTGCACAAGTTCAATCCGGTGCGCCTTGCCTATATCCGCGACAAGGTATCGGAACATCTCGGCCGTGACCCCAAGGCTCCGCAGCCGCTCAAAGGCCTGCGGCTGCTCGATATCGGCTGCGGCGGCGGGCTTCTCTCCGAGCCGATGGCGCGCATGGGCGCAGATGTCCTCGGCGCCGACGCATCGGAAAAGAATATCGGCATCGCCAAGACCCACGCGGCCGGGAGCGGCGTTTCCGTCGACTACCGCGCAGTCACCGCGGAGGCGCTTGCCGAAGCCGGCGAAAGCTTCGACGTCGTCCTCAACATGGAGGTGGTGGAACATGTCGCCGACGTCGATTTCTTCGTCACCACCTGCGCCCACATGGTGCGTCCGGGTGGGCTGATGTTCATAGCCACCATCAACCGCACGGTGAAAGCCGCCGCGCTCGCGATCTTCGCCGCGGAAAACCTGTTGCGCTGGCTCCCACGCGGCACCCACCAATACGAGAAGCTGGTTCGTCCGGAGGAGCTGGAAAGGCCGCTGGAGGCGAGCGGCCTGGAAATCACCGACCGCACAGGCGTGTTCTTCAACCCGCTCGCCAATCAATGGAACCTGTCGAAGGATATGGACGTCAACTACATGATCGTCGCCAGACGGCCACGCTGAGTATTGAACCCTCGCATTCCAGAGCGCCGTGCGTTTAAGCGAACGCACAAAGGACGCTCTAGCACTTTGATTCTAGAGCATCTTATCCGCTTTCAGTGATTCCACTTGAAAACGGGAGGCTCTAGACGAAAACCGCTACGCACTTTCCGGAATTACTTGAGCCGGAGGCTCAGTTCGCATCATCCGGCAGCACCGGCAGGGGTGCGATCTCGATACCTTCCTCCAGAAGCGCGATCGCCTCGTCTGCGCTTGCCTTGCCGATCAGCCCGCGCTGCTCGGCCTCGCCATAGTGGATCTTGCGCGCTTCTTCCGGAAAACGTTCGCCGACGTCCTCGGCATTCTCGCGGATCGAGTTGACCAGTTCGCGGATCTTGGCGATCGTTTCCTTCTGGGCCCGATCCATCACCAGCGCGCGCGTCGCCTCCTTCTTGCGCGCGGTCGATACCGAAGGCGCCATCAGCTGCTTGCTGACGGAGTGAGAGCCGCAGGTCGGACAGGCGACCAGACGCCGCTCGACCTGGGAATCGAAGTCGCCGCTCGACGCGAACCAGCCTTCGAAGTCATGGCCATCGTCACACGAAAGGTTGTAACGGATCACGCTGCAACGCCCCCTTTCCCGGTCGGCGTCACCTCGTCCAGCACGAAACTGCGGGCATTCTTGAGATTGGGTATTTTCGCACGTGCGCCGTGAACTGCGGCGGTGTCGATATCGGCAACGATAATCTCCTCACCAGCCGGGCCCGCCTCGGCGAGCACGCGACCCCACGGGTCGACAATCATCGAATGACCGAAGGTTTCACGACCATCCTCGTGCTTTCCGGCCTGCGCAGCGGCGACGACGAAGAGGCCGTTTTCGATGGCGCGGGCGCGCAGCAGAACCTCCCAGTGCGCCTCGCCGGTCTGCTTGGTGAAGGCCGCAGGTATCGACATGATCTCGGCACCGGCAACGGCCTGCTGACGGAAGAGCTCGGGGAAGCGGACGTCGTAGCAGATGGAAAAGCCCAGCTTGCCGAAGCCAAGATCGGCGATGCGCGCTGTCGCGCCTGGTTGGTACGCTGCACTCTCTCGCCAGCTTTCGCCATTCTCCAGATCCACGTCGAACATATGGATCTTGTCGTAGTCGCAGATCTTCACCCCCTCCGGCCCGAAGAGGAAGCCGCGGTTGGCGATTTTGCCGTCGGAAAGCGCTATCGGCGTCGAGCCGATATGGAGATAGACGCCGAGCTCGCCGGCAAGGGTCGCGGCCTCGCGCACGACGATGTCGTTCGCCTCGTCCTTCAGCACGGATCGAAGTCCTGTCCGATCGCGCTGGATGGCACCGGTCATTTCCGGGGTCTGGATGTAGGTCGCGCCTTGAGCGGCCGCCTCACGCACGAGCTTCGCCATCGTCTCCACGTTTCTTGCGGGATCGACGCCGGAGCACATCTGGACGGCAGCAGCTTTGAAACTCATCTTCTTCTCTCCGTAGCCATCCGCGCGCGCAGGGCCTCACACGTTCGCAATGGCTGCGCGCCGAACCTTCAGGCGACGAGCAGGGCGTCGAGCTTGCCGGCGCGGTCGAGCGCATGCAGGTCGTCGCAGCCACCGACGTGGAGGTCGTTGATGAAGATCTGCGGGAAAGTCGTGCCGCCGTTGGACTTTTCGATCATCGTCTGGCGCAGACCCGGATCATAGGTCGCATCATGTTCGACAAAGTTGACGCCTTTGGTTTCGAGAAGTTTCTTCGCTGCCGAGCAATAGCCACAGAACTGACGCGTATAAATGACGACCGAAGCCATATTGTTGAACCGCTCCTTCACCGGCACGACGCCGGACACTTGATTGTCATATAGGACCGGACATGGCTCTTGCAAAGGTCAAAACCGTGACGTCTCCAGCCCCCGCCCGCTTCAGCGCACGGGTGGCGGCCGAGACGGTTGCACCGGTCGTATATACATCGTCGACGAGTATAATTCTTTTCCCGCTGAGACCCTGTCTGCCGCTTTCAGGGACGACAAAAGCGCCGCGGACATTCTCCTCACGCGCGCGGGCTCCGAGTCCGACTTGCCGGCTGGTGCGTTTGATGCGGCGAAGCACGTCTGGTCGGTAGGGTTTTCCCGCACGCCCCGCGATGACACGGGCGAGCTCGGCCGCCTGGTTGAACTTTCGCCGCCACAGGCGAAATGCATGGAGCGGAACCGGCACGATCATGTCGGCAGCGGCGACCGCGCCGTCGCTCGCGCGGATCATCCATTCACCCATCATCGGCGCAAGATCGGTGCGGTCGCGGTATTTCAAACCGTGGACGAGATCGCGCACAACACCGTCGTGGATCGCCACCGAGCGAAGCCGGTCGAAGACGGGCGGATCAGCGATGGCTTCGGGGGAGACGGAACCCGGCCCGGGATCAAAGGCAAAGGGCAGCCCGAGGATCTCGCAATAGGGGCGCTCGATCAGCCGCAGACCGGACCAGCAGGCCGGGCATACGGCATGATGATCGCCGGTCAGCCGTCCGCAGCCGCAGCAGACTGGCGGATAGACGATGCCGACCGCTTCGCGCCCGAAGCGGCGCAACAGCGCCGCCCAACGCGAGGCCAGATTTCGCCATCCTTCCGGCTCCATATGGTTGACTTTGTCCACGTCAGGGTTTCTTTGCATCCGTGATTTCGGAGAGAGTACCGTGGAAATCATCTTTGACCAGAGCCTCGTCGAGGCGCGCCGCCACAGGGCCCTCATCAACGGCGACCAGAAGGCAACCTTCCTGCTCGATATCGTGGCGCGGGAGCTCGCCGAGCGCGTCAGTGTCGTTGAAAGGCATTTCGACCGGGCAATGGAGTTGCATGGCTACACCGGTCCCACGGCGCGCTGCCTTGCCGCGACGGGCAAGGTCGGAACCATCGAGCGGGTGGAAACGGAGGACGGCTTCGGTTCCGGCGACCGACCCGTTACGGTCGCCCCACTGGAGCGGATTCCCGCCGCACCGGAGTCGCTCAATCTCCTCGTGTCGCCGCTTTCGCTGCATCTGACCAACGATACGCCAGGCGTCTTCATCCAGGCCCGTCGTGTATTGAAGCCGGATGGCCTCTTCCTTGCCGCGATCCCGGGCAACGGCACATTGCAGGAGCTTCGCGATTCGCTTCTTACGGCCGAGGCCGAACTGACGGGTGGGGCGAGCCCAAGGGTCATTCCCTTTGCCGACGTTCGTGAAATGGGTGCCCTCCTGCAGCGGGCGGGTTTTGCCCTGCCGGTCGCGGATGCCGAAACCTACACGGTCCGCTACGATTCACTTTTCGGCTTGCTGAGGGACCTCAGAGCCATGGGCATGGCCAACCCGCTGGCAGCCCGCAGTCGCGTGCCGGTTTCCCGGCGGTTCTTCCTGAGGGCGGCCGAGATCTATGCGGAACGCTTCTCCGATCCCGATGGCCGCATCCGCGCGACGTTCTCGATCATCTATGTTTCCGGTTGGGCGCCGCACGAGAGCCAACAAAAACCGTTGAAACCCGGCTCCGCGAAGCAAAGGCTGTCCGAAGCGCTCGGCGTCAACGAACATCCGTTGAAAGAAAAATAGGCGACACGACAGCGCCGTGCGTCTTCAGACGCGCAAAGGTCGATGTAGCACTTTAAATTGCTGCATGTTTGTATTCGTTAAATCGGCTAGCGCATCCGCCCGAAAATCGGAATCGATTTTCGGAAAGCACGATGCGTAGAATCAAAGACTTACAGCGTCCTTTGTGCGTCCCGAAGGACGCACGGCGCTGTAAGGATACAGGCAGTGGACGCCGGCGTTCCGGCGCCTTCGGTGCATCCTCACCCCCAGGCCGACTCCGCCGTGTCCGCCACAAGATCGAAGAGACCGAGCAGCGCGTCGGAGAAACTCTCCAGACCGACGATGAGACCGACGGAAATAAGCGCGGCGACGAGGCCGTATTCCACGACTGTGGCGCCGTCTCTGCTGCGAATGAAGCCTGCGAACCTGGCCATGCGCCCTTCCCCCGTTTCGACCACCCGGAACGGAAAACGCCGGCCCTGCCGCGGCGTGCGTCTTTTCACACGCACAAAGGTTGCCGCAGCAGGCCTGGCATTTCGTTCAACTCAGCATCCGCTCTTGCTGCCATCCGCATCGATGATGCAGACGGCGCCCGGCATTTCCTGCAGCACGCTGCGGCGTACGGTGTAGCGCTTGCTCGTGCCGTTCGAAGGAATCGAGCCGGTCGAAATATTGTCGTATTCCATCGGCGTATTGGCCAGCACGCGCTTGTCCGCCTTTGACGACAGCATCGGCGTGAGGATCATCGTCAGCGCAATCACCGCCGTTCCGAACAGCAGCGACAGATTGAGCACGCCTGTCCGGCGGGCCTGGCTCGCCGCCAGATCCTTGTCCTGAACTGTCCTCCAGAAATCTTCGTCCACCATCCCAGCCTCGCAAACACGTAAAGAGCGGCGGGCGAAGCACCCTTCCCAAGCCTCGACCTGACCACACCTGCTCGAAACCGGTGCCATTCCAAAACGGAAGGCACCGAAACTGATGGCCCTATCATGGCGCGAGGGTGATAAACTTTTGATTAATAAAGTTCGAGATTTCCGGTAGATTCGCGTCTTCACGGGGAAAACAATGCGGCCAAGCGCAATGGCATGCGGCCGTTTCGGATCAGAGTAAGTCCATCAGAAACGGGATCAGCGGCTCGTCCGCCGGAGGCATCGGATAGTCGCGCAGCGCTTTCGGCCGCACCCACTTGATCGTCTGGCCCTCGCGTCCCTCGGCAAAGCCCTCGTATCGCCGGCATACATAGAGCGGCATCAGCAGGTGGAAATCGTCATAGCTGTGGCTCGCGAAGGTGAGCGGCGCAAGGCATGCGACCTTGGTACGGATGCCGAGTTCCTCCTCCAGCTCGCGGATCAGCGTCGCCTCGGGCGTTTCACCAGGCTCCACCTTGCCGCCCGGAAACTCCCAAAGCCCGGCAAGCGACTTCCCCTCCGGACGCTGCGCCAGGAGAATGCGGCCATCGGAATCGACCAGAGCGCAGGCCGCAACCAGAACGATCTTCTTTCCCTGCACATCCATGCGTCAGGCCCCCGGCGTGCGATAAAGGTAACGATAGACCTCGGCGAAGCCGGCCTTGCGGTAAAGTTCGACCGCCGCTTCGTTTTCGGCCTCCACCTGCAGCCAGGCCTTCTTCGCACCCTTAAGGCGCGCCCAGCGCAGTGATGCATCAAGCAACGCCGAACCGACGCCCTTTCGGCGCACACCTTCGGCGACCGCGAACTGCATGATACCGGCCAGATCGTTGTCCTGGACGACCAGCGACACGGCGGTCGGGCCGATCTCGAGGTCTTCGAACAGGAAGAGACCGCACTCCGGCCTGATGGCATTGATGATTTCGGTGAGCGCCGGCTTGGTCCGCGGCTCCTCCCTGCCGATCAGGATGCGCGCATCGACGAAAC includes:
- the grxC gene encoding glutaredoxin 3; translated protein: MASVVIYTRQFCGYCSAAKKLLETKGVNFVEHDATYDPGLRQTMIEKSNGGTTFPQIFINDLHVGGCDDLHALDRAGKLDALLVA
- a CDS encoding carbon-nitrogen hydrolase family protein; its protein translation is MSFKAAAVQMCSGVDPARNVETMAKLVREAAAQGATYIQTPEMTGAIQRDRTGLRSVLKDEANDIVVREAATLAGELGVYLHIGSTPIALSDGKIANRGFLFGPEGVKICDYDKIHMFDVDLENGESWRESAAYQPGATARIADLGFGKLGFSICYDVRFPELFRQQAVAGAEIMSIPAAFTKQTGEAHWEVLLRARAIENGLFVVAAAQAGKHEDGRETFGHSMIVDPWGRVLAEAGPAGEEIIVADIDTAAVHGARAKIPNLKNARSFVLDEVTPTGKGGVAA
- a CDS encoding ComF family protein; amino-acid sequence: MEPEGWRNLASRWAALLRRFGREAVGIVYPPVCCGCGRLTGDHHAVCPACWSGLRLIERPYCEILGLPFAFDPGPGSVSPEAIADPPVFDRLRSVAIHDGVVRDLVHGLKYRDRTDLAPMMGEWMIRASDGAVAAADMIVPVPLHAFRLWRRKFNQAAELARVIAGRAGKPYRPDVLRRIKRTSRQVGLGARAREENVRGAFVVPESGRQGLSGKRIILVDDVYTTGATVSAATRALKRAGAGDVTVLTFARAMSGPI
- a CDS encoding aspartate kinase, whose protein sequence is MARIVMKFGGTSVANLERIYNVARHVKREVDAGHEVAVVVSAMSGKTNELVGWVENMPKVAGSNAPFYDAREYDAVVASGEQVTSGLLAIALQSMNINARSWQGWQIPIKTDSAHGAARILDIEGADIIRRMGEGQVAVIAGFQGLGPDNRMATLGRGGSDTSAVAIAAAVRADRCDIYTDVDGVYTTDPRIEPKARRLKKIAFEEMLEMASLGAKVLQVRSVELAMVHKVRTFVRSSFEDPDAPGMGDLLNPPGTLICDEDEIVEQEVVTGIAYAKDEAQISLRRLADRPGVSAAIFGPLAEAHINVDMIVQNISEDGSKTDMTFTVPSGDVDKALKVLSDNKEKIGYDVAQSESGLVKVSVIGIGMRSHAGVAASAFRALADKGINIKAITTSEIKISILIDGPYAELAVRTLHSAYGLDKS
- a CDS encoding methyltransferase domain-containing protein encodes the protein MEIIFDQSLVEARRHRALINGDQKATFLLDIVARELAERVSVVERHFDRAMELHGYTGPTARCLAATGKVGTIERVETEDGFGSGDRPVTVAPLERIPAAPESLNLLVSPLSLHLTNDTPGVFIQARRVLKPDGLFLAAIPGNGTLQELRDSLLTAEAELTGGASPRVIPFADVREMGALLQRAGFALPVADAETYTVRYDSLFGLLRDLRAMGMANPLAARSRVPVSRRFFLRAAEIYAERFSDPDGRIRATFSIIYVSGWAPHESQQKPLKPGSAKQRLSEALGVNEHPLKEK
- the ubiG gene encoding bifunctional 2-polyprenyl-6-hydroxyphenol methylase/3-demethylubiquinol 3-O-methyltransferase UbiG, which produces MSETARTTIDQSEVDRFSAMAAEWWDPTGKFRPLHKFNPVRLAYIRDKVSEHLGRDPKAPQPLKGLRLLDIGCGGGLLSEPMARMGADVLGADASEKNIGIAKTHAAGSGVSVDYRAVTAEALAEAGESFDVVLNMEVVEHVADVDFFVTTCAHMVRPGGLMFIATINRTVKAAALAIFAAENLLRWLPRGTHQYEKLVRPEELERPLEASGLEITDRTGVFFNPLANQWNLSKDMDVNYMIVARRPR
- a CDS encoding Flp family type IVb pilin, with product MARFAGFIRSRDGATVVEYGLVAALISVGLIVGLESFSDALLGLFDLVADTAESAWG
- a CDS encoding ABC-F family ATP-binding cassette domain-containing protein, producing the protein MALINVKNLGVTLGAPLFSNLNLSVAAGDRIGIVAANGRGKSTLLKCIAGGLDPTAGEITRSRGLTVGHVEQAVPAAILDKPFYEAVRQALPEEQAETEGWRVDVMLDSLEVPPELRERPIAQLSGGWQRLALLARVSVTDPDALLLDEPTNHLDLSKIMQLENWLNSLPRDVPVLISSHDRAFLDATTNRTLFLRPDQSQVFSLPYSRARGALDEIDASDERRYQKEMKTAQQLRRQAAKLNNIGINSGSDLLTVKTKQLRQRAERLEDAARPGFQERSSGAIRLANRGTHAKTLVTLDDVSVETPDGRLLFKTGKLWICQGDRIVLLGRNGAGKSRLINLIRTAISEPGHASESIKTTPSLVLGYSDQDLAGLPDEDTPLAALGRRFEIGGQRARALLAGAGLGIDLQMRPIGVLSGGQKSRLAMLVLRLTNPNFYLLDEPTNHLDIEGQEALESELMANQATCLLVSHDRSFVRSVGNRFWLVENRRLVEVEGPEDFFASAAATPM
- the mutT gene encoding 8-oxo-dGTP diphosphatase MutT, whose product is MDVQGKKIVLVAACALVDSDGRILLAQRPEGKSLAGLWEFPGGKVEPGETPEATLIRELEEELGIRTKVACLAPLTFASHSYDDFHLLMPLYVCRRYEGFAEGREGQTIKWVRPKALRDYPMPPADEPLIPFLMDLL
- a CDS encoding DUF1178 family protein; translated protein: MIRYNLSCDDGHDFEGWFASSGDFDSQVERRLVACPTCGSHSVSKQLMAPSVSTARKKEATRALVMDRAQKETIAKIRELVNSIRENAEDVGERFPEEARKIHYGEAEQRGLIGKASADEAIALLEEGIEIAPLPVLPDDAN